The following nucleotide sequence is from Methanomassiliicoccus sp..
CCCTGATGAGGAAAGCGGTGACGAGGCCGGCGAGGCCCAGTATAGCCAAGAATGGCGGTGTATTATAGTTCAGCCCATCGTACACGCTGGTCACTGCGTACGTGAACGGAAGAATGATGAACGCTAGATTGACGATGAGGAACAGGAGATACTCTGTCCTTGTGCCCTTCACGACGCTGTGGTCCTTCCTCACTCCGCGAAAGAGAATGCTGATGAAGAAGAAAAAGAACATCAGCGCGAGATAAGCCCAGACGAGGGGTGATGAGCTGAGGGACAGGAGGGTGGCCATTGTGAGGCATCCTAGGGACCGCATCGTTATTGAAGGGCATGTTACCATGAAGAACGGATGCCTAACCGCATCGACCTGTTTGGGCGGGAGCTCAGCATGGACGTATGTAGGATGGGGGCAATGAGAGATCGATCGCGAATGAGACTAGCTGCGCATCCATATATTGCGGATGAACTCCTCATCGCCAGAACCGCTTGTGATGCTTGCGCTATATTCGGTCTGAAGGATGGTGCCGTCCTCCTGACGTATGGCCGCTGTGCGACGCCCAGGCATCTCCAGATGGCCCACTGGGTCTATCGTCCTTATCCACTTGACGGTGTTCTCCAGCCACTGCGCGCGATACCACTTGGGCTGATTGGCGAACCAGCTGATCTCATCGAAGCCCCACCAGCTGATCTCCTCCCCGTAGGACGGCCTGTCAAGAAGGCGGGGAGCGTATCCGTTCCAATTGTCCAGTTCGACCAGGTAAGGCAGCCTCGCACAATCCCAGCCGCTCGGCGAGGTGCCACCCAGGCTATGGGTGAAGATGGAGTCCCTGTGGTTCAGGTATAGGTAGTTCTTACCAAGCCCCACCCCTGGCACGATCTCCTGAGGAGCTTCTTCGGAAGCAACGTGGGGGAACGAGCCATTCGGAGCGCGTCCACGCACAGGATGTGCATGGAAATCGAACATAAGCTTCCCATGGGTATCGATGATCCCGAAGGTGTGGGCGTTTATCAGCACATGGTTGCGGCGTGAGCGCTCCGCGGCATGGCCGCGTATCTTGTCCACCACCTCTGTCCAGTATTCCCACGTCCCATCGCGTGTTCCGGTCAGATGCACCTGCCCCAGATGCAGTCCCTCATATCCCGCATCGATGTGCTCGCAAGCCAGGTAGTAGAAGAACATCCGGGTCTCCACGCGCCTGATGTCTGGAACGCTGAGGCCGCGGCCGAAGTGATCGCGAAACGGTCCCCACCATGGGGACATGCTCTTGTACGAGAAGTGCCGCTCCTCCAGCGGCATATCGAACGCCTCCAGCACCCAAGTGGGTATCCTGATGTCGTTCACCGCCGGGCTGACGTGCTCGAATATACAGGCCTCGCATATCAGGTTGTCGTCCGACCGGTGCAGCCTGTCGATGGCAGCTTTCTGCTGTCCGATGGACTCGACGTAGGCCCTCGTTGGGTCCCAAGCTCCTCCGGAGCGGGCTATATACTTGGCTCCCGTGTTGAGTATCATGCGCAGGTCATCGTCCAGGGTGAGAGCTTTGGCCGTGCAGTCGGAGATCACCATGGCACGGGACAGGTAGCCGCAGAGCACCTGCCTGGATATCCTGCCTTGAAAGGTGAGGTCCAAGCCCACTTTGAGGGGTTGTGACGGATCTGCCATGGATGGTTAGGAAGGTGCTTCTCGCTCAAAAATGATAGTTGTGCTAAGCAGCCTTTTGACCTCGGGACCGTCTGTATCCTTGCCTTGGTCTCCATTGGACCTTCCGATGGGGTTCCATCTGAGCCATGCCCTGTGACGTAAAGTCCTCAGGTCCATGAGAGGGAAAGTATTTTTGTCCGTCCCCCATGCTGGTGAATCATGCTCTCCGAAGGCGATTTGATCTATCTCCTGGATGACAAGGACCGGCGATTCTGGCTTCAGCTCCAGAGAGACATGATGAAGGTGCAGGGCCTGGGTGTCGTCGACGGAACCAAGATCGTCGGAAAGAGCGACGGTTCTCTGGTCAGGCTAGCGGGAAGGGACTTCCATGCCTTCAAGGCAACTGTGGTACAGCTCATGGAATCGCTGGACAGGGGTCCGCAGATCATCACCCCCAAGGATGCGGCCACGGTGGTGTTCCGTCTGGGCCTGAAGGCAGGAGATGTGGTCCTGGAGGCGGGGGTGGGCTCGGGGGCCTTGACGATCGCCCTGCTGAACTCGGTCATGCCATCGGGCAAGGTCATCTCCGTCGAGGTCAGGGAGGAGTTCGCGCACCGCGCCAAGAGGAACATCGAACGGGCCGGGCTAGCCCCTTATTGGGATCTGCGGATCGGGGACGTGAAGAACGTGGACCTAGGCACTATGGTGGACGCAGTAGCGCTGGACATGCCCGACCCGTGGCAGGCGCTGGACAACATCGACCGCGTCCTCCGTCCCGGAGGAACCTTCTCCGCCTTCGTCCCCAACACCAACCAGGTGGAGGGCGTGATCACGGGGCTCAGGGAACATGGGTACCTGGAGGTGGACGCCGTGGAGAACATCCAGCGACGCATCGAGGTCCATCCCGGAGGAGTGCGTCCCGCATATGAGAATCTCGGCCACACCGGATACCTGGTGTTCGCGCGAAAGGCCGCCCATGACCAGCAGCATTTATCAATGGCACGGTGATTAGCAGACATGCAGCCGGAGTTCGCGATCTCGGCCTTTTTAACCGTGTTCGCCATCGTCAACCCCCTGGGGAACATCCCCTTCTTCTTCGCCGTCACCGAGGGGTTCACACCGGCGCAGAAGCAGCGCGTGGCCGCCAAGACCTGCATCGTTGTCCTGGCAGTGCTGTTCACCTTCGCGGTCTTCGGCCAATGGATATTCTCGCTGTATGGCATCACCATCCCCTCGTTCAAGATCGCCGGCGGCGTCCTGCTGTTCTCCATCGCCTTCTCCATGTTGCAGGGTCAGAAGTCCAAGACCAAGATAACCCAGGAGGAACATGATGAGGCGCTCCAGCAGGAGTCTGTGGGCATCGTGCCCCTGGGCATACCGATGTTCGCCGGCCCCGGCGCCATCACCACGGTGATGATCCTGGTCTCCGACTCCTCGACCTACCCGGACTCCTACCTCTACCTCCTGGCCATCGGCCTGGCCATCATCCTCACGGTGGTGATATCCTACGTGGTCCTGAAGGAGTCCGGCAGGATCTTCAACCTCATGGGCAAGTCCGGGGCCATGGCCTTCTCCCGCATAATGGGTCTTCTGTTGGCGGCGGTGGCGGTGAACTTCATCCTGTCCGGCCTCGCCCAGGCCATACCTATCTACGGCCTGGCTCTGTGATCGGAAAGGATATTCAGGCACAAACCTGGAAATAAAATGACTTTGGTCCCTTGACCATGGGACCTTCCAACTCTTCCCGCACAATTTCCATGGTCATCGCCGCCGCGGTCTTCCTCTCTGGTATGGGCGCAGTGCTGGCGATCAACGCCGAGAGGCCCGATCTCACGGCGGAGCAGCTTTTCGACAATGGGATGGTCGAGTTCCAGGCCTCCAACTACGGTGCGGCCTCGGAACTGTTCGAACGCTCGTACCGGGGCCACATGAGCTCCGGAGAGAACGATGAAGCGATGGAAGCGCAGAACATGAAGTTCCGCTGCGACCGGGTCCTGCTCGAGTACGGCCTGACCAGAGAGCAGGCGGAGGACGTGCTCGCTGATACTTTCACCTGGGTACCGGAGGGTCAACGCAGTTCATGGCTCGACGGTCCGAACGTCGAGAAGATCACATCTGACGGCGAGGAAAGATACTACAACAATATCGCCGAGAACATCGCCTTCCGCAATCTCTCACTTCTCCACCAGTGGCGTGATCGGGATGACCCGGACATGTTCAAGGCCATGATGGACGATATCCTGGACCTCGATTCCAACCGATCAGGGACCTACTTCAATCCGGGGGGTTACATCGCTGACGGTTCACTGACGCTCCCCCGCTCCGAGCTGCCACCCACTGGCACACTATCAGTATGGCTCCCGGCCCCCATAGGAACGGCCAGCCAGGTCAACGTAACGGTGGTCTCCGTGGAACCGGAGAAGTGGGTCAAGACCATATCCACGGACGGCGACCTGGGGCAGATATACATGGAGGTCCCGCTGGAGAACCTCACCGGAGACCTGGTCATCGATGTGACCTATTCCTACAAGGTGTACCAGAAGCACTTCGATATCGACCCCTCGTCCCTGGGCGATTACAACCGGACCTCTGAGGACTACATCCGGTACACCACCTCCCAGGAGAACATAAGGATCACGCCGGAGATAACCGCCGAAGCCCTGCAGGTCGTGGGGAACGAGACCAACCCCTATCTGCAGGCCAAGCTCCTGTACGACCACGTGATCGGCACCATCACCTACAGCTACACGCCGCACCTAACCATAGACGCGCTCAACATCGGCGAGTCGGAGTACGTCCGCACGCACCGCTTCGGGGACTGCGGGGCCCAGTCGCAGTACTTCTGCGCCCTGCTCCGCTCCCTGGGAGTACCGGCACGCTCCTGCGGCGGCTACCAGTCCTTCGGTGGCGGTACGGGCAGCCACTTCTGGGCCGAGTTCTACCTGCCCGAGTACGGCTGGATACCGGTCGATGTCACTGCCGCCGACACCGTGGACTGGATACCCCCGGGCCAGGCTACCGAGGGGGAGCGGGCCATGTTCAAGGAGTACTTCTTCGGGAACCTCGACCGCATGCGCTACGTGATCCAGAACGATGCCGACATAGCCCTGGATCCCCAGCCCCAGCAGTCGAACCCCATGGACATGGCGTTCCAGAACGCGATCGTGTCATGCTCGTCGTCAGAGCAGGACCTGCCTCTGATGGCGATGATGAGCTGGAACCTCATCATAACCGCGTTGCCTTAGACGACACGGATGGCGCTGGACCGCGGCGCCCGTCCTATTTTTCTTTCCCTCCCCGCATATAGTTAAGTATTGGACCTCAATTCGGAATCGGTGCTGACCATGGTGACGGCCGAGATCAGGATTGAGCTGAAGCATGGGGTTGCGGACCCTGAGGGCGAGAACACCAAGAAGGCCTTGGAACTGCTGGGCTTCAAGGGCATCAAGAGCGTCAAGACGGTCAAGGTCTTCGAGATGGACCTGGACGTGCCCCCTTCCGAGGCTGCCGCTGTATGCGAAGAGATGTCCCGCAAGCTCCTGGCCAACCCTGTGATCCAGACCTTCAAGGTCGAGCTGAAGTGAGGGATAGCATGGCCAGCAAGGAACTGACCAGGAAAAAGGGCGTACCCTTCCCACTGTACGAGGTGGACCTGTTCTCGGCGTCCCCTGATGAGCTGCGGGAGATGTCCAAGGCCATGGGGCTCAACCTCAGCCTGGATGAGCTGGAAACAGTGAAGACGTACTTCAAGGCCCATGGTCGTCTGCCGACCGACGTCGAGCTTCAATCCATCGCCCAGGCGTGGAGCGAGCACTGCTGCTACAAATCCTCCAAGTGCTTCTTGCGCGAGCACATCTTCGGCATCAAGCACCCCGACGTTCTGGCCAAGGGGGACGCGGGAGTCATGGCATTCGACGACGAGCACGCGTACGCGCTCCGGGTGGAGAGCCACAACCATCCCTCGGCCATCGAGCCGTACGGCGGGGCGGCCACGGGCATCGGCGGCATCGTCAGGGACGTGCTGGCCATGGGCGCCCAGCCCATCGCCCTGGTGGACCCGTTGTTCTTCGGCCCCCTGGACCTCACGAGCGTGCCCCAGGGCGTGAAGCTGCCCAAGTATCTCGCCCGGGGGGTGGTGGCGGGGATACGTGACTACGGGAACCGCATCGGCATCCCCACCGTCGCCGGGGGCATGTTCTTCGATCCCTCCTACACTGGCAACTGCCTTGTCAACGTCGGCTGCATCGGATTCCTGCGGAAGGACAAGTTGCTCAACAACGCCGTGAGGGGTGTCGGTGACGTTCTGATCCTGGTCGGCGGCCGCACCGGTCGTGACGGCATACACGGCGTCACCTTCGCCTCCGCCGAGCTGAGCTCTCGCTCCGAGGACGAGTCCCGGGGGGCGGTGCAGCTGGGCGACCCCATAACCAAGGAGCCCACCATCCATGCGTGCCTGGAGGTCAACGAGAAGGGGCTGGTCAGCGGCATCAAGGACCTCGGAGGGGGCGGCCTGTCCTGCGTGGTGGGCGAGATAGCCCTGGCCGGAGGATGCGGGGCCGTGGTGCAGCTGGACAAGGTCCCTCTGAAGGAAGCGGGCCTGGCTCCGTGGGAGATCTGGGTGTCCGAGTCCCAGGAGAGGATGATGCTCGCCTCGCCCAGAGAGAACGTGGAGAGTATCCTGGAGGCATTCGACCTGTGGGACGTACCGGCCACGGTCATCGGCGAGGTCGTCAAGGAGCAGAAGGTGAAGCTCATCTTCCAGGGGGAGGAGGTGTTCGATCTCGACCTGGACTTCCTCACCAAGGGGCCGGAGTACTGCCGCCCGACAGCGGCCTCCAACGGCATCGGAGAGGTGTCGGTGAAGGAGCCGCAGCTCCCGGAGAGCTGGAACTCGGTGATACTTTCCACGCTGGCGGACCCCAACATCGCCTGCAAGGACTGGGCCATCATGCAGTACGACCATGAGGTCCGCGGGTCCACTGTCATTAAGCCCCTCCAAGGCAAGCCCGGCCTGCACGGTCCTGCTGACGCGACGGTGCTCAAGCCCCTTCCGGACTCGTTCCGCGGCCTGGCCATCGCCATCGGGGTCAACCCCTGGTTCACTTCACAAGATCCGTACAACGGGGGGAGGAGCGCGGTGGATGAGGCTTGCCGCAACATCATCGCCGTGGGCGGGCGACCGCACGCGCTGACCGATTGCCTCAACTTCGGCAATCCCGAGAAACCGGAGCGCCTGTTCGAGTTCAAGGAGGCCGTCCGTGGCCTCGGAGAGATGGCCAGGGACCTGGAGCTGGCGGTGCCGTCCGGAAACGTTTCCTTCTACAACGAGACCGCCCAGGGCCCGGCGCTGCCCACGCCCACGGTGCTGGGGGTGGGCATCGTCGAGGACGTCCGGAAGTGCGTCACCACCGACTTCAAGACGGAGAGGAACCCGGTGTACGTCATCGGTGAGACCAGGGACGAGATGGGCGGGTCCGCCCTGTACCGTCGCTACGGCGGCAGCGGGGGCACCGTACCCACGGTGGACTCGGCGGCCTTGAGGTCAAGGATGGACCTGCTGCTGGGCGCCATGTCCAAGGGTCTCGTTCGAAGCTGCCACGACTGCTCCGACGGCGGTCTGGCGATAGCTCTGGCGGAGATGTGCCTGGGCGGAGATCTGGGGTTCGAGGGAGACCTCGGCGCCCTGGGCGATCTGCCAACAGCGGTGAAGCTGTTCTCCGAGTCCAACTCCCGCTTCGTCGTGGAAGTGGAGCTATCCAAGGCGGGAGAGTTCGAGGCGCTCGCCACGGAGCAGGCCTTCCGCATCGGGAGCGTCGGCCGGAGCCGGATGACCATCAGAGACAAGGGCGTGGCCGTGGACCTGAAGACACAGGCCATGAGAAGGGCATGGTCCGAACCTCTTTGGAGAGCGCTGGGGTGATGAAATGAAGCTCGAAGATATCAAGGTCTGCATTCTCCGCATCGAAGGCACCAATTGCGAGCAGGAGGCGTATGACGCGTTCAAGATCCTGGGGGCGGACCCCGAGAAGGTTCACTTGAAGCAGCTCATTGGACGCTCCCCTGCAGAGCTCCGCCGGGACCTGGACAGCTATCAGGTGCTCATGCTGCCCGGGGGGTTCTCGGCGGGAGACTACGTACGTGCCGGTGCCATCTTCGCCGCCCGCATGAAGAGCCACCTCGCCGCCGACCTGGAGAACTTCATCGCTTCCGGACGGCCGGTCCTGGGGATATGCAACGGCTTCCAGATCCTCGTGGAACTGGGCGTGCTGCCCTCGTTCGACGAGATCATGAGCGAGGCCCCCCAGGCAGCGTTGTACACCAACGTATCCGGCCGCTTCGAGTGCCGCCCCTCTTACCTGAAGCACGAGAACCACGGCAAGTGCGTGTTCACCTCCTTGCTCCCGCGCGGCGAGGTCGTCAACATCCCGGTGGCCCACGCCGAGGGCAACCTACGGTTCCCGTCAGAGAGCGAGGAAGAGTTCGTAGCTCGGCTGGAGGACAACGACCAGGTGGTGTTCCGATACGTTAACCCCAGCGGTGATTACGCCGGATACCCATGGTGCCCCAACGGGGCCATAAGCAACATCGCCGGCATCTGCAACCCCGAGGGCAACGTGCTGGGCATGATGCCTCATCCTGAGCGCGCAATGTTCCGCTACCAGCATCCCGACTGGACCCGCACTGGCGGCAAGCCGGACGCTCCGGGGGACGGGCGCGTCATATTCCGGTCCGTCCTCGACCACGTGAGCAAGCGGATCTGATCATTCCATCTTGATCTGGATCTCCA
It contains:
- a CDS encoding tRNA (adenine-N1)-methyltransferase; the protein is MLSEGDLIYLLDDKDRRFWLQLQRDMMKVQGLGVVDGTKIVGKSDGSLVRLAGRDFHAFKATVVQLMESLDRGPQIITPKDAATVVFRLGLKAGDVVLEAGVGSGALTIALLNSVMPSGKVISVEVREEFAHRAKRNIERAGLAPYWDLRIGDVKNVDLGTMVDAVALDMPDPWQALDNIDRVLRPGGTFSAFVPNTNQVEGVITGLREHGYLEVDAVENIQRRIEVHPGGVRPAYENLGHTGYLVFARKAAHDQQHLSMAR
- the purQ gene encoding phosphoribosylformylglycinamidine synthase subunit PurQ, translating into MKVCILRIEGTNCEQEAYDAFKILGADPEKVHLKQLIGRSPAELRRDLDSYQVLMLPGGFSAGDYVRAGAIFAARMKSHLAADLENFIASGRPVLGICNGFQILVELGVLPSFDEIMSEAPQAALYTNVSGRFECRPSYLKHENHGKCVFTSLLPRGEVVNIPVAHAEGNLRFPSESEEEFVARLEDNDQVVFRYVNPSGDYAGYPWCPNGAISNIAGICNPEGNVLGMMPHPERAMFRYQHPDWTRTGGKPDAPGDGRVIFRSVLDHVSKRI
- a CDS encoding transglutaminase domain-containing protein yields the protein MGPSNSSRTISMVIAAAVFLSGMGAVLAINAERPDLTAEQLFDNGMVEFQASNYGAASELFERSYRGHMSSGENDEAMEAQNMKFRCDRVLLEYGLTREQAEDVLADTFTWVPEGQRSSWLDGPNVEKITSDGEERYYNNIAENIAFRNLSLLHQWRDRDDPDMFKAMMDDILDLDSNRSGTYFNPGGYIADGSLTLPRSELPPTGTLSVWLPAPIGTASQVNVTVVSVEPEKWVKTISTDGDLGQIYMEVPLENLTGDLVIDVTYSYKVYQKHFDIDPSSLGDYNRTSEDYIRYTTSQENIRITPEITAEALQVVGNETNPYLQAKLLYDHVIGTITYSYTPHLTIDALNIGESEYVRTHRFGDCGAQSQYFCALLRSLGVPARSCGGYQSFGGGTGSHFWAEFYLPEYGWIPVDVTAADTVDWIPPGQATEGERAMFKEYFFGNLDRMRYVIQNDADIALDPQPQQSNPMDMAFQNAIVSCSSSEQDLPLMAMMSWNLIITALP
- a CDS encoding NAAT family transporter, whose amino-acid sequence is MQPEFAISAFLTVFAIVNPLGNIPFFFAVTEGFTPAQKQRVAAKTCIVVLAVLFTFAVFGQWIFSLYGITIPSFKIAGGVLLFSIAFSMLQGQKSKTKITQEEHDEALQQESVGIVPLGIPMFAGPGAITTVMILVSDSSTYPDSYLYLLAIGLAIILTVVISYVVLKESGRIFNLMGKSGAMAFSRIMGLLLAAVAVNFILSGLAQAIPIYGLAL
- the purS gene encoding phosphoribosylformylglycinamidine synthase subunit PurS gives rise to the protein MVTAEIRIELKHGVADPEGENTKKALELLGFKGIKSVKTVKVFEMDLDVPPSEAAAVCEEMSRKLLANPVIQTFKVELK
- the purL gene encoding phosphoribosylformylglycinamidine synthase subunit PurL yields the protein MRDSMASKELTRKKGVPFPLYEVDLFSASPDELREMSKAMGLNLSLDELETVKTYFKAHGRLPTDVELQSIAQAWSEHCCYKSSKCFLREHIFGIKHPDVLAKGDAGVMAFDDEHAYALRVESHNHPSAIEPYGGAATGIGGIVRDVLAMGAQPIALVDPLFFGPLDLTSVPQGVKLPKYLARGVVAGIRDYGNRIGIPTVAGGMFFDPSYTGNCLVNVGCIGFLRKDKLLNNAVRGVGDVLILVGGRTGRDGIHGVTFASAELSSRSEDESRGAVQLGDPITKEPTIHACLEVNEKGLVSGIKDLGGGGLSCVVGEIALAGGCGAVVQLDKVPLKEAGLAPWEIWVSESQERMMLASPRENVESILEAFDLWDVPATVIGEVVKEQKVKLIFQGEEVFDLDLDFLTKGPEYCRPTAASNGIGEVSVKEPQLPESWNSVILSTLADPNIACKDWAIMQYDHEVRGSTVIKPLQGKPGLHGPADATVLKPLPDSFRGLAIAIGVNPWFTSQDPYNGGRSAVDEACRNIIAVGGRPHALTDCLNFGNPEKPERLFEFKEAVRGLGEMARDLELAVPSGNVSFYNETAQGPALPTPTVLGVGIVEDVRKCVTTDFKTERNPVYVIGETRDEMGGSALYRRYGGSGGTVPTVDSAALRSRMDLLLGAMSKGLVRSCHDCSDGGLAIALAEMCLGGDLGFEGDLGALGDLPTAVKLFSESNSRFVVEVELSKAGEFEALATEQAFRIGSVGRSRMTIRDKGVAVDLKTQAMRRAWSEPLWRALG